GATGGTCACGCCGCGCGGCCAGGTGAAGATCCTCGATTTCGGCCTCGCCAAGCTCAAAGAGCCCGAGGCCAAGCCGACCGACAAGACCGTGTTCCAGACGCAGGTCGGCGTCATCATGGGCACCGTCAGCCACATGGCGCCGGAGCAGGCGCTCGGCTCCGAGATCGACGCGCGCGCCGACATCTTCTCCTTCGGCGTGGTGCTTTACGAGATGGCCACCGGCGTGATGCCGTTCGACGCGCCCTCCGCCCAGGCGATGCTGGCGAAGATCCTGAACCAGGAGCCCACGCCCGCCATCAACCTGAATCCCGAGCTGCCGCCGGAGCTCGACCAGCTCATCAGCCAGTGCCTGAAGAAGGACCGCAGTTTCCGGCCGACGGCGCACGAGCTGCGCGACCGGCTGAAGAAGGTCCAGGCGTCGCTGAGCGCCGGGCAGATCGCCACCGACATCCGCACGCAGGCCATCGCGCAGGGGATGGCGGCGGCGGCCGCCGCGCAGGCGCAGCAGGTGCCGGTGAGCGGCGTGCAGTCGAAGGCGAAGCTGGTCAGCTCGTCGCACATGCAGGCGGTCACGCCGGCGTCGTCGCCGCGGCTCGGCTCCGCCGCGAAGATGGCGCCCGCGGTCGCGAGCGCGCCTCCCAGCGGAGGCGCCAAGGCGACCTACCAGGCGCTGAAGGCGTTCCGCTGGTTGGCCTCCATTGCCACCCTCACCGTGCCGCTCTGTTTCCTCTTCTACTTCCTCATCTCCGGCGGCGTCATCCGGCCGCAGGTAGTGGAAGGCACCGCGGTGATGAACTACGCCAAGTTCTTCGTGGAGCCGATGCTCCGCATGGCGGAAAACCTGTTCACCTTCCGCATGGTGATGAACGGCTGGAACTTCATGCTGCTCATCCTGACGGCGGTCGCGTTCGTCGCCCGGCAGCTGGTGATGTTGCCGATCGAGAAGGCGGAGCACTGGGCCAAGACCAAGGTGGTGCGCGCCAAGGCGGCGGCGCCGGTGTCGGTGGCCATCACCACCACCGAGCGCGCGTCCTCGCACCGCCTGGCGATGCTGCGCGAGTACGCCGAGGCCAAGAAGTTCCTCTTCCAGGAGAAACGCAAGCTCGCGTTCCTCTCCATCGACGTCGTGGGTTCCACCAAGATGAAGATCGGCGAGGACAAGCTGGTCATCGAGCACGCCTTCTCCGAGTACAAGAAGTTCGTCGAGCGCATCCTGAAGGAGAACAACATCTGGAAGGTGGCGTGGACGCCCGACGGCATCATGTGCGCCTTCTTCACGACGGAAGATGCGGTGCGGGCGGCGCAAGGCGTCCTGGAAGGCCTGTCCTGGTTCAACGACGGCGTCCACCAGCTCAAGACGCCTTTCGGCGTGCGCTGCGGCATCAACGCCGGCGAGGTCGTCTTCCCCGAGGACAAGGCGATGGAGGAGATCTCCGACGAGACCATCGACGTGGCCGGCCACATGCAGAAGTACGCGGCGCACGGCGCGCTCTGGCTCTCGCGCACCGTGATGATGGAGTTGCCGGGCGACCACGCCGGCTGGCGCCCCATCTCCGACCAGAAGGTCGATGGGCACGACGTCTTCGAATGGCGCGGCGACGGCGCCGGCGCAAGCGCCCCGCGCGGCGCTTCGACTCCCGCCGAGCACTAGACCGGAACAACGCACCAAGGGCCGCGCCTCGGCGCGGCCCCTGTTGTTGGTATCGCTACGGCGTCGCGATCTTGCGGATCTCGATATCCCCGTGCTCGGTGCGCAGCCGGACGTTGGCATTGCCTCCGCCGACGCGGCCGGAGCCGTGCGTGGTGTCGCGCTGGGTATCGATCTTGATCTCCGAGAAATCGGTCTGGACCTCGCCGTTGCGCGTGCTCACGTCGGCGGTGAAGGCGCCTTTCTCCGGCAGGGAGAGCCGGATGGGACCGTTGCGGTTGGTGATGTCGATGTTGCCGACCGGCATCTTGGTCACGCGGACTTCGACCTCGCCGTTGGTGGTATCGAGCGTCAGGTCGCCCGAGAAGCTCTCGAAGTGCACTTCCTTCGAGCGCGACCGCAGTGTGACCGGGCCGCCCAGCGAGGTGACCCGCACGTCGCCCGATTCCATCGTCATCGTGCCGTCGAGGCGCCCGATCTCCAGGTCGGTGCGCGACGATTGGAAGCGCACCGGTTTCGCCGCGCGGCTCACCTGGATGGAACCGTAGTAGTCGCCGCGCAGCTCGACCTGCCCGCCGACGTCAGACACGGTGCAGTCGTTGATGCTGCCCTCGACCGACACGTCGCCGGTCACTTTCGATGCCGTGACGTCGCTGCGCCGGGCGTGGATCTCGGCCTTGCCGTTGACGTCCTCGACCTGGATGTCGCCGCGCTTGGTCTCGGCCTTGACGTCGCCGTCGCGGCCGATGACGCGCACGTCGCCGCGCAGCG
The DNA window shown above is from Terriglobales bacterium and carries:
- a CDS encoding protein kinase, which codes for MIGSNFGHYRIDEKLGEGGMGVVYRATDTELDRSVAIKTLLSSADPEASARFMREAKAASRLAHPAIITIHHFGVEAETRFIVMEYIDGKTLKRIINGRPMHLNQLCEIAIQVADGLAMAHEHNVIHRDMKAENVMVTPRGQVKILDFGLAKLKEPEAKPTDKTVFQTQVGVIMGTVSHMAPEQALGSEIDARADIFSFGVVLYEMATGVMPFDAPSAQAMLAKILNQEPTPAINLNPELPPELDQLISQCLKKDRSFRPTAHELRDRLKKVQASLSAGQIATDIRTQAIAQGMAAAAAAQAQQVPVSGVQSKAKLVSSSHMQAVTPASSPRLGSAAKMAPAVASAPPSGGAKATYQALKAFRWLASIATLTVPLCFLFYFLISGGVIRPQVVEGTAVMNYAKFFVEPMLRMAENLFTFRMVMNGWNFMLLILTAVAFVARQLVMLPIEKAEHWAKTKVVRAKAAAPVSVAITTTERASSHRLAMLREYAEAKKFLFQEKRKLAFLSIDVVGSTKMKIGEDKLVIEHAFSEYKKFVERILKENNIWKVAWTPDGIMCAFFTTEDAVRAAQGVLEGLSWFNDGVHQLKTPFGVRCGINAGEVVFPEDKAMEEISDETIDVAGHMQKYAAHGALWLSRTVMMELPGDHAGWRPISDQKVDGHDVFEWRGDGAGASAPRGASTPAEH